The following proteins are encoded in a genomic region of Glycine max cultivar Williams 82 chromosome 18, Glycine_max_v4.0, whole genome shotgun sequence:
- the LOC102669363 gene encoding transcription factor bHLH112-like isoform X1, with the protein MAEEFQGAICGESWWNIINPTRSVFPLMPSTCSVAAADAGNYNTWQSFLDAGKPHQSGTGSIFIDFTLQMMGFGMSSSTSPNWSQSLLGSSFDFVLQEEAGIGGGGSSNDSQIQKDWSPKNFSSGGGSQQVSTVDAFKPMNQEFSLDQQSLNSVVTSQ; encoded by the exons ATGGCTGAGGAGTTTCAAGGTGCTATTTGTGGTGAAAGTTGGTGGAATATTATTAATCCAACAAGAAGTGTGTTTCCTCTTATGCCATCAACTTGTTCTGTGGCAGCAGCTGATGCAGGAAACTACAACACTTGGCAAAG TTTTCTTGATGCCGGGAAGCCACACCAGAGTGGAACTGGTAGCATCTTCATCGATTTCACCTTACAAATGATGGGTTTTGGCATGTCATCTTCAACTTCACCGAATTGGAGTCAATCTTTATT AGGGAGCAGTTTTGATTTTGTGCTTCAAGAAGAAGCGGGCATAGGTGGTGGTGGTTCTTCCaatgattcacaaatccaaaaGGATTGGAGTCCAAAGAATTTCTCATCAGGTGGTGGCAGCCAGCAAGTTTCCACCGTTGATGCTTTCAAGCCAATGAACCAAGAATTTTCCTTGGATCAGCAGAGTCTAAATTCTGTTGTTACAAGCCAATGA
- the LOC102669363 gene encoding transcription factor bHLH112-like isoform X2 — MAEEFQGAICGESWWNIINPTRSVFPLMPSTCSVAAADAGNYNTWQSFLDAGKPHQSGTGSIFIDFTLQMMGFGMSSSTSPNWSQSLLGSSFDFVLQEEAGIGGGGSSNDSQIQKDWSPKNFSSGICHNLGNE, encoded by the exons ATGGCTGAGGAGTTTCAAGGTGCTATTTGTGGTGAAAGTTGGTGGAATATTATTAATCCAACAAGAAGTGTGTTTCCTCTTATGCCATCAACTTGTTCTGTGGCAGCAGCTGATGCAGGAAACTACAACACTTGGCAAAG TTTTCTTGATGCCGGGAAGCCACACCAGAGTGGAACTGGTAGCATCTTCATCGATTTCACCTTACAAATGATGGGTTTTGGCATGTCATCTTCAACTTCACCGAATTGGAGTCAATCTTTATT AGGGAGCAGTTTTGATTTTGTGCTTCAAGAAGAAGCGGGCATAGGTGGTGGTGGTTCTTCCaatgattcacaaatccaaaaGGATTGGAGTCCAAAGAATTTCTCATCAG GAATTTGTCATAATTTGGGAAATGAATAG